One region of Sus scrofa isolate TJ Tabasco breed Duroc chromosome 3, Sscrofa11.1, whole genome shotgun sequence genomic DNA includes:
- the ZNF768 gene encoding zinc finger protein 768 — protein MEREASPWGLEPQDVQSRDEMGSPEGSLKGNMSENEEEEISQQEGTGDYEVEEIPFGLEPQSPGFGSQSPEFEPQSPRFEPESPGFESRSPGFVPPSPEFAPRSPESDSQSPDFESQSPGYEPKSPGYEPKSPGYEPRSPGYEPKSPGYEPGSPGYESQSSRYESQSPGYEPQNPEFKTQSPEFEAQSSKFQEGADMLLNSEEKNPLSIPLGVHPLDSFTQGFEEQPTGGLPLGPPFEMPTGALLAPPQFEMLQNPLGLTGTLRGPGRRGGRARGGQGPRPNICGICGKSFGRGSTLIQHQRIHTGEKPYKCEVCSKAFSQSSDLIKHQRTHTGERPYKCPRCGKAFADSSYLLRHQRTHSGQKPYKCPHCGKAFGDSSYLLRHQRTHSHERPYSCPECGKCYSQNSSLRSHQRVHTGQRPFSCGICGKSFSQRSALIPHARSHAREKPFKCPECGKRFGQSSVLAIHARTHLPGRTYSCPDCGKTFNRSSTLIQHQRSHTGERPYRCAVCGKGFCRSSTLLQHHRVHSGERPYKCDDCGKAFSQSSDLIRHQRTHAAGRR, from the exons ATGGAACGGGAGGCGTCGCCATGGGGCCTCGAGCCCCAGGATGTGCAAAGTCGTGACGAAATGGGGAGCCCCGAAGGGTCCCTCAAAG GCAACATGAGtgagaatgaggaagaggaaatTTCTCAGCAAGAAGGCACTGGGGACTATGAGGTCGAAGAGATACCCTTTGGGCTTGAACCCCAGAGCCCTGGGTTTGGGTCACAAAGCCCAGAGTTTGAACCCCAAAGCCCCAGGTTTGAGCCTGAAAGCCCAGGTTTTGAGTCCCGAAGCCCTGGGTTTGTGCCCCCAAGCCCTGAATTTGCGCCCAGAAGCCCTGAATCAGATTCTCAGAGCCCCGACTTTGAATCCCAAAGCCCTGGGTACGAACCCAAGAGCCCTGGGTATGAACCCAAGAGCCCTGGATATGAACCCCGGAGCCCTGGGTATGAACCCAAGAGCCCTGGGTATGAACCTGGGAGCCCTGGATATGAATCTCAAAGCTCCAGATATGAATCCCAGAGCCCGGGGTATGAACCCCAGAATCCAGAGTTCAAAACCCAAAGCCCTGAATTTGAAGCGCAGAGTTCCAAGTTCCAGGAAGGCGCAGACATGCTTCTGAATTCTGAGGAAAAGAATCCCTTGAGCATCCCCTTGGGAGTCCACCCCTTGGACTCCTTCACCCAGGGCTTTGAGGAGCAGCCCACCGGGGGCTTGCCGCTAGGGCCCCCTTTTGAGATGCCCACAGGGGCCCTGCTGGCTCCACCCCAGTTTGAGATGCTCCAGAATCCCCTGGGCCTGACGGGGACCCTTCGTGGTCCCGGCCGACGGGGTGGCCGggccaggggtgggcagggcccgCGGCCTAACATCTGCGGCATCTGCGGGAAGAGCTTCGGGCGGGGCTCCACCCTGATCCAGCACCAGCGCAtccacacgggcgagaagccctATAAATGCGAGGTCTGCAGCAAGGCCTTCTCCCAGAGCTCTGACCTCATCAAACACCAGCGCACCCACACGGGCGAGCGGCCCTACAAGTGTCCCCGTTGCGGCAAGGCCTTCGCTGACAGCTCTTACCTGCTTCGCCACCAGCGCACCCACTCTGGTCAGAAGCCCTACAAGTGCCCGCACTGCGGCAAGGCCTTCGGCGACAGCTCCTACCTCCTGCGGCACCAGCGCACCCACAGCCACGAGCGGCCCTACAGCTGCCCCGAGTGTGGCAAGTGCTACAGTCAGAACTCATCCCTGCGTAGTCACCAGAGGGTGCACACCGGGCAGAGGCCCTTCAGCTGTGGCATCTGTGGCAAGAGCTTCTCCCAGCGCTCAGCACTTATCCCCCACGCCCGCAGCCATGCCCGCGAGAAGCCCTTCAAGTGCCCCGAGTGCGGCAAGCGCTTCGGCCAGAGCTCGGTGCTGGCCATCCACGCCCGCACCCACCTGCCGGGCCGCACCTACAGCTGCCCCGACTGCGGCAAGACCTTCAATCGCTCCTCCACGCTGATTCAGCACCAGCGCTCCCACACGGGCGAGCGGCCCTACCGGTGCGCCGTGTGCGGCAAGGGCTTCTGCCGCTCCTCCACGCTGCTGCAGCATCACCGGGTCCACAGCGGGGAGCGGCCGTACAAGTGCGATGACTGTGGAAAGGCCTTCTCTCAGAGCTCCGACCTCATCCGCCACCAGCGGACCCACGCGGCCGGCCGGCGCTGA